In Triticum urartu cultivar G1812 chromosome 6, Tu2.1, whole genome shotgun sequence, the following proteins share a genomic window:
- the LOC125514311 gene encoding ATP synthase subunit O, mitochondrial translates to MAARHLRSGLPLLQARLAATESAAVAQASRGLATQADKPKENKIKVPKALYGGTGNYASALFLAAANANSLEKVESEILDVVGASKKSPMFSQFMKDTSVPKETRVKAITEIFSEAGFTDITKKFLSALASNGRLKYVERIAERFVDLTMAHRGEVKVVVRTVVPLPEKEEKELKETLRDILGKDKTILVEQKIDQGIMGGLVIEFGQKVFDMSIRTRAKQMEAFLRQPFDI, encoded by the exons ATGGCGGCGCGGCACctcagatccggcctcccgctcctccaagcCCGCCTCGCGGCCACCGAATCCGCGGCCGTCGCTCAG GCGTCGAGGGGGTTGGCAACGCAGGCGGATAAGCCTAAGGAGAACAAGATCAAG GTTCCAAAAGCTCTGTATGGTGGCACCGGCAACTATGCTAGTGCGTTGTTCCTTGCAGCAGCCAACGCAAATTCGTTGGAAAAAGTTGAATCTGAGATTCTCGATGTTGTAGGGGCATCCAAGAAGAGCCCTATGTTTTCTCAATTCATGAAGGACACATCAGTGCCTAAAGAAACCAGGGTGAAGGCTATAACTGAAATATTCTCTGAAGCCGGGTTTACTGACATCACAAAGAAATTCTTGT CTGCATTGGCATCCAATGGAAGACTGAAATATGTTGAACGCATTGCTGAGAGATTTGTTGATTTGACCATGGCACATAGGGGGGAGGTGAAAGTTGTTGTCAGGACTGTTGTT CCACTTCCTGAGAAGGAGGAGAAAGAACTTAAGGAGACCTTGCGTGATATCCTTGGGAAAGACAAAACCATCTTGGTTGAACAAAAG ATTGACCAGGGTATCATGGGAGGACTGGTGATTGAATTTGGGCAGAAGGTGTTTGACATGTCGATCAGGACTAGGGCGAAGCAAATGGAGGCATTCTTGAGGCAACCCTTTGACATCTAA
- the LOC125514312 gene encoding uncharacterized protein LOC125514312 translates to MSCAAAEAGLVAMDCVVVCCCCPCLVLQITVFLFVRLPRKVVVKSKRVFLRRWHRRRRRSASAAAKRLSRSGSTASSSGMRRLEELLDGDFRATFRDINGGECSGSDGDVRGSWKEKCFAMDDYDGGVGWKQRCFAVDSCDDDGVWEALVGQEGLFWFGSFWGRTEQGDPVSSEDQMYAGLSLPVVLERVRD, encoded by the coding sequence ATGTCTTGCGCGGCGGCGGAGGCCGGGCTGGTGGCCATGGACTGCGTGGTGGTGTGCTGCTGCTGCCCGTGCCTGGTGCTGCAGATCACCGTGTTCCTCTTCGTCCGGCTGCCCCGGAAGGTGGTGGTCAAGTCCAAGAGGGTCTTTCTGCGGCGATggcacaggaggaggaggagatcgGCATCCGCCGCCGCGAAGAGGCTCTCCAGAAGCGGCAGCACGGCCTCGTCCTCCGGCATGAGGCGGCTCGAGGAGCTGCTGGACGGCGATTTCAGAGCCACCTTCAGGGATATCAACGGAGGGGAGTGCAGCGGCAGCGACGGCGACGTCCGCGGTAGCTGGAAGGAGAAATGCTTCGCCATGGACGACTACGATGGCGGTGTCGGCTGGAAGCAGAGGTGCTTCGCCGTCGACAGCTGCGACGACGACGGCGTGTGGGAGGCGCTGGTGGGGCAGGAGGGGCTCTTCTGGTTCGGGAGCTTCTGGGGCCGGACGGAGCAGGGCGACCCCGTGTCTTCCGAGGATCAGATGTACGCAGGCTTGAGCCTGCCGGTAGTTCTAGAGAGAGTGCGGGATTAG